aaaattaattaatctattctaaagtttgtggttatatcggaaacaaatcaaaattaataaaacaattattaattattagatacatattaaagcatataatatttcaagcatatcatatagaattcctatttattataaactcagtaaaaataactttgaaattattcaactacattatacattaatcaatattaatttatatgttaaaaatcaataatgtatctgaaaatgttttttttattcttttccagatcgtaaataaacttcaactccaagaataaataaaaattactggaaaatggattgaaagggcattattgaacattatcaatttgtgctaacttaaaatttgtaaaatctgctattctttgttagttgttcattagagagtaataatataagaacggaatatacataaataaaattaaaataattgtatgcatatatgatgcgtatattacatttttatattattactctctaataaacaactaataaagaaaagtagattttacaaattttaagttagcacaaattgatatattgttcaataatgccctcttcatataaatccattttccagtaatttttatttattcatagaattgaagtttatttacgatctggaaaagaataaaaagaacatttttagaaacattattgatttttaacatataaattaatattgattaatgtataatgtagttgaataatttcaaagttatgtttactaagtttataataaacaggaattctatatgatatgcttgaaatattatattctttaatattatgtacctaataattaataattgttttattaattttgatttgtttccgatataactaCAAagtttagaatagattaattaatttttacaaacagaaatttaaacgaaatccagtgtttagacaaaaaaaattacaataaatctaaattcaaatcattctttttaacttaatctttgattttttgtgttattatttaaaaaaataaagagacttacttttcaagcatgcttctcggtctccacgctttcgtcatcaatcggattacatttgagacagcaatcgtcaatccgattagcctaggaaaattttctatacttacgttgagtaccattgttcgcaagttacgccccatgtgacggcaccctaaagcctgttctacaatagcataaacacaaggccgtaaggttgtaaggtatggttttaagagctcgtaagcgaatgaaaaattttcatttcttacgttacaaccttacggtcttgtgtttactgctattgtagaacaggcattacatgattccgtggaatcgtatgtacacccaaggactttgattctgtcaatggggaaattttccaaactgagaagtcaccactttctacatagtcgcagttcatgattaatgaaactaccagagcttattggttgttacgttaaggTACAATTTCATGGTGTCGCTTGTCGCCGAGATAAGTAGTCACGTGACCAAATTATGTCCAGTTCTTGTCGCTAGCGATGCCGAAGAAAAGTAGGATTGAATCCAACTTCTAGCGACGTCGCTTCACGTGATTATCAAGTAAATTTGAATATGGATCTGCAAGATGtaagtacaataaataaataaattaattaatacagatTTCTTGTactcttataattattatattaaaataccggaactaaaaaagttgaataaatggAATGAATTCAGCTTGTTATAATTTTGAGGTTAAGTGTGATCACATGCATAGTAgggtaaaaatgattaaaattgtaataatttcataaaattttcagataGCTGTTGTACATACCTGCGGGATATGTGAAACAATTATTGATCAAAACGACATTCCGATGCATGATTGTATAAGAGCATACAAAAAGTTCTTCGtggataataattattatttttatccagtaacaggtataatatatacaatataataaaagagaCGAGAGTTACAACGTTATTGTTGATGCGTACCAGTACTTTTGTGTTTATTGATCAGTTTCCATCAAATTGGTACGAACGTTTTAACCCGAGTTTGAATCGACAATTAAAAACTAATCAAGCCTTTGTTCACATAACATGGTGTGACTCGCATTAGccctcttttattaaattattaaatctcatGAGTCTtccaaatatctttaaaaaaaatatatatacttaatttttattttatcattgaaaaaaataacattctacaagaatgtatattattatttgtaggTGATAATCGCATTGTTCGACGAAGCCTTGTCAATAACAAAGAAGTCGTCTTGCCGGTTCGTGAAAAGATTAGTGGTAAATAGAAACtttgaaatcttgaaaattatagtaataagtctgcatttttttaactgaaattgATTTTAGGAACTATAACAACACTTTCGTCAAACGAATTACAAGCTGAAAAGGAAAATAGGTCTCATAATGAGAGAGACAAAATCGCAAAGTCTACATTAAATTACGATGACGaggaacttttaattttattagttcaAGAACGAAGGCCCCTGTGGGATTTTACTATTCCATTAGAACAGCGATGTCAACGCATAACAAAAAAACTCTGGGATGAAGTGTCAGAAACATTGAGAGGTAAAAAAAGCGTTAAAAACATTCacggttaaaatatttaaagaaaaattttatttacaggtAAACTTAGTGGTgaagaagcaaaaaaaaatttaaaaatttacatgacGCCTATAGACGAATAATAAATACTGAAAAACGCCCTAGTGGGTCGGCTAGACCTCTCCCTACAAAGAAATGGCACCACTATGAATCCATGGAGTTTTTGCGTGACTTATGTCTtgtcaaaaagtaaaaattatatacagtattttaattatatacacttttgaattgtttcctttttaatttataatttttatatttttaggggAAAAGTTTCTAATATTGACGCTATTGATGTCGATGACTCTGCGAGTAACATTGGCGAATCAATAAATGATGATGCAACTTGTGATGGCCCATCAGAGGCATCAGGTACttgatattaatatctattttgaATGTTTTATGCTAAAGTGGTTTTCACCGAAACTAGAAGTATAAGAATAATCAGTGTTCTATAATGAATGATGAAAGATTTTGATTACTCTatcaataatcaaaatataataataataaaccaaTAAACTACAGGTACAACAACTAAAAAGAAGAAGACCTCGGGACAGCAGTCCGATGCATTAGATAGAATTGCCGATTCACTCTGTCGACCATCAACTCCACTTGTATTACCACCAGCACCCA
The window above is part of the Solenopsis invicta isolate M01_SB chromosome 8, UNIL_Sinv_3.0, whole genome shotgun sequence genome. Proteins encoded here:
- the LOC105202839 gene encoding uncharacterized protein LOC105202839 — encoded protein: MDLQDIAVVHTCGICETIIDQNDIPMHDCIRAYKKFFVDNNYYFYPVTGDNRIVRRSLVNNKEVVLPVREKISGTITTLSSNELQAEKENRSHNERDKIAKSTLNYDDEELLILLVQERRPLWDFTIPLEQRCQRITKKLWDEVSETLRGKLSGEEAKKNLKIYMTPIDE